DNA from Helicobacter pylori:
ATTATGAATTGTTCCCGCATTTAAATGTGCTAGATAATATCTTACTCGCCCCCTTAAAGGTGCAAAAACGATCCAAAGATGAGGTTATTTCTCAAGCCACAGAGCTTTTAAAGCGAGTGGGTTTGGAGCATAAACAACAAGCTTACCCTAAAGAATTGAGCGGCGGGCAAAAACAGCGAGTAGCGATCGTGCGTTCTTTGTGCATGCGGCCAAAAATCATGCTTTTTGATGAAGTAACCGCCTCTTTAGACCCTGAAATGGTTAAAGAAGTTTTAGAAGTGATTTTAGAACTAGCCACAACGGGCATGAGCATGGTGATTGTAACGCATGAAATGAAATTCGCGCAAAAAATCGCTCATAAAATCGTGTTTTTTGATAGCGGTAAGATCGCTGAAGAAAACAGCGCCAAAGAGTTTTTTAACCACCCGAAATCTCAAAGAGCGCAAAAATTTTTAGAAACTTTCCACTTTTTAGGGAGCTGTTAAATAAAGTTTGCTAAAAAGATAGTTTTAATTTTAAAAAAGGTGGTTTTATGAAAACGAACGGGCTTTTTAAAATGTGGGGGCTATTTTTAGTTTTAATCGCTTTAGTCTTTAATGCATGCTCTGATAGCCATAAAGAAAAGAAGGATGCTTTAGAAGTCATTAAACAAAGGGGGGTTTTAAA
Protein-coding regions in this window:
- a CDS encoding amino acid ABC transporter ATP-binding protein, whose translation is MSAILETKGLKKTYQNHLVLDGINFTLNKGEVAVILGPSGCGKSTFLKCLNGLEKIDEGEILFENTNLNTPTTNWNQMRQKIGMVFQNYELFPHLNVLDNILLAPLKVQKRSKDEVISQATELLKRVGLEHKQQAYPKELSGGQKQRVAIVRSLCMRPKIMLFDEVTASLDPEMVKEVLEVILELATTGMSMVIVTHEMKFAQKIAHKIVFFDSGKIAEENSAKEFFNHPKSQRAQKFLETFHFLGSC